A single window of Diachasmimorpha longicaudata isolate KC_UGA_2023 chromosome 12, iyDiaLong2, whole genome shotgun sequence DNA harbors:
- the LOC135167958 gene encoding uncharacterized protein LOC135167958, translating into MRKDYIFNIKLTGKLIAEESDDFLFNVESLKFLDSLILIVGSIANFFILLALAVGKSVHNSTGSYIFSLTVSNIVSLLDILEDVLQNNYDMEIYLDRAYTDRIVFQSSLLTIIVFSIDRYLAICCRDSTQQKNLSKTTVAIKAVFIIWAFATVTAAFELHLYELFRGETGVAVYVFFTTMYLIQFCGGAIGLNVLTFNALRGRDRPNDVQRPHEADAFRLLGNIRKSGRELILFNQNNVDFFTARNVFFSVGIISVFVITILPDTITTILYYVPLTSCCKFFTMCATYYLKKFSIIMGPIVWTCTCQLLRKALRVRPFSILPNMSLKIICLT; encoded by the exons ATGAGAAAGGACTATATTTTTAACATCAAGTTAACGGGGAAATTAATCGCCGAAGAAAGTgacgattttttgtttaacgTAGAAAGCCTCAAATTTCtcgattcattaattttaatcgtGGGCTCGATTGCCAATTTCTTTATCCTCCTGGCACTCGCAGTGGGAAAATCGGTTCATAATTCCACGGGTTCTTACATCTTCAGTCTGACTGTCTCCAATATCGTTTCGCTACTAGATATTCTAGAGGACGTCCTCCAGAACAATTACGACATGGAAATTTATCTCGATCGAGCTTATACTGATCGAATTGTTTTCCAGAGTTCGCTGCTTACGATTATTGTATTCAGTATCGATCGATATCTCGCGATTTGTTGTCGTGATTCTACCCAGcaaaaaaatctatcaaaaACTACTGTAGCAATCAAAGCCGTGTTCATTATTTGGGCATTCGCAACTGTAACAGCGGCATTTGAACTTCAtctttatgaattatttcgaGGAGAGACTGGCGTTGcagtttatgtattttttacaACAATGTATCTGATCCAGTTTTGTGGAGGTGCTATCGGTTTGAATGTATTAACATTCAATGCACTACGTGGAAGGGATCGACCGAACGATGTTCAGCGGCCTCACGAAGCGGACGCTTTTCGATTATTGGGTAATATCAGGAAGAGTGGGA GGGAGTTAATTCTCTTTAATCAAAAtaatgtggatttttttaccgCTCGG aacgtatttttttcagtgggAATTATTTCCGTTTTTGTAATAACAATACTACCAGATACAATTACAACGATACTTTACTATGTCCCGTTGACCAGTTGCTGTAAATTCTTCACCATGTGTGCAACATActatctaaaaaaattttcaattatcatgGGACCAATCGTCTGGACTTGTACGTGCCAATTGCTGAGAAAAGCCTTACGGGTGAGACCATTTTCGATATTGCCCAATATgtcgttaaaaataatttgtctgACGTAA